AGCTGCTGGCACCAACTTTCATTAAAACCTGCAAACTGCTTAAAGCAAAATATCTGGATATTGGCTTTGCCGTTGCGCTGGTGAATGAAAAACGCCGCGCCCAGTTTGAAGAGGCATGGCAGCAAACCGCACCAGAACTGGACTTTGTGCTGGTGGATGACACGGCTCGAAACGTGATCACCGCTTCTGATGCCGTCTTGCTAGCTTCTGGCACCGTTGCACTGGAATGTATGTTGGTGAAGCGTCCTATGGTTGTAGGTTACGAAGTGAATGCCATCACCGCTTGGATTGCCAAGCGTATGGTTAAGACTGAGTTCGTTTCTCTGCCGAATATTCTTGCTGGCCGCGAGTTGGTTCCGGAGCGACTTCAGGAAGACTGCACACCAGAAACCTTGTCTGCTGATGTTTCCCGTTTTCTTGATAGTGACAATGAAGCTCTGATGGCTGAGTTTACCCGTCTTCATGAAATGATCCGCTGCGATGCTGATAAAACGTCAGCTGACGCCGTACTGAAACTGATAGGACGTTAGTCGATGGACTTCGAACCTTTTGTATATCCTGACGCTAGTCTTATCGCTGGTGTTGATGAAGTCGGGCGGGGCCCTTTGGTGGGCGCAGTGGTAACGGCTGCTGTTATTCTCGATCCCAATAAGCCAATTGTAGGGCTGACCGACTCCAAAAAACTGACTGACAAAAAACGCGCAGTGCTCTTTGAGGAAATCAAAGAAAAAGCACTGGCTTGGTCATTAGGTCGCGCTGAGCCGGAAGAGATTGATGACATCAATATTCTTTCTGCCACCATGCTGGCTATGGAGCGAGCAGTGGCTGGCTTAAACATCAAGCCGGACTTTGTCTTGATTGATGGCAACCGTGTACCGAAGGGACTCAATATCCCAGCAGAGGCAGTCGTCAAAGGTGATTTGCGTGTGGCGGAAATCAGTGCCGCCTCCATTCTGGCCAAGGTTGTTCGAGACCGGGAAATGGAAGAGTTGGACGTGCAATACCCGCAATACGGCTTTGCCAAGCACAAAGGTTATCCAACCAAGGCGCATTTTGAAGCGCTTGCTGAGCATGGTGCTATCCCCGAGCACCGAAAGAGCTTTAAACCTGTTAAGAACGCGCTCGGCATTGCATAATGTTTCGGGAGGGGGTATCTCATTCCTCCCACATTCACAACAATAAATCAGTAACGTAAGAGTACTATGTCAGACCCACGCTTTATTCACCTTCGTGTTCACAGTGACTTTTCTATGGTCGATGGCCTCGGCAAGGTGCCGCCATTGGTCAAAAAAGTGGCCGAGCTAGGCATGCCGGCGATGGCATTGACGGACTTTACTAACCTATGCGGCTTGGTGAAGTTCTATAACACGGCGCAGAGTACGGGTGTGAAACCGATTATCGGCGCTGACTTTAAAATGCAGACAGACGCTTTTGGTGAAGATCTCTGCCAAATTACTGTACTGGCAGCCAACAACATCGGTTATAAAAACCTTACGTTACTGATTTCAAAAGCCTATCTTCGTGGCCATGTCCAGCATCAACCTGTTATTGATCAGGATTGGCTGGTTGAGTTGAAAGAAGGCCTTATCATCCTTTCGGGTGGACGTCGTGGCGATCTGGGCAAAGCCCTACTCAAAGGTAACGCGGGTCTGGCTAATCAATGCGCAGCCTTCTATCAAACTCATTTCCCTGATGCGTATTACATCGAATTAATGCGAACAGGGCGTCCGGATGAAGAAGCTTACCTGCATTTTGCGCTCGATTTTGCGACCGAACATAATCTTCCCGTTGTTGCGACCAATGAGGTGTGCTTCCTGACTGCGGATTTGTTTGATGCCCATGAAATCCGTGTCGCGATTCATGATGGTTATACGCTTGAAGATCCCCGCCGCCCGAAAAACTATAGCCCTCAGCAGCATCTTCGTTCAGAAGAAGAAATGTGCGAGTTGTTCCATGACATTCCTGAGGCGTTGGCAAACACAGTAGAAATTGCCAAGCGTTGTAACGTCACTGTTCGACTCAACGAATACTTCCTGCCCGCCTTCCCAACCGAGGGCATGGAAGAAACTGAATTCTTGGTAATGAAGTCGCGGGAAGGTTTGGAAGAGCGTCTGGAATTCCTGTTCCCGGATAAAGAAGAGCGCCTGAAGCGGCGACCTGAATACGATGAGCGTCTTGAAGTCGAACTGGAAGTGATCAACAACATGGGTTTCCCCGGTTACTTCCTCATCGTTATGGAGTTCATCCAGTGGTCGAAGGACAACGCGATTCCTGTGGGGCCGGGCCGTGGTTCCGGTGCAGGCTCGCTGGTGGCCTATGCGCTTAAAATCACCGACCTTGACCCGCTGGAATACGATCTGCTGTTCGAACGATTCCTGAACCCTGAACGTGTTTCCATGCCCGACTTTGACGTCGACTTCTGTATGGATAAACGCGATCAGGTGATTGACCACGTTGCTGAAATGTATGGGCGTGATGCGGTATCCCAGATCATTACCTTCGGTACCATGGCTGCCAAAGCGGTAATCCGTGATGTGGGGCGTGTTCTTGGCCACCCTTATGGTTTTGTCGACCGCATTTCTAAACTGGTGCCGCCCGATCCTGGGATGACATTGGAAAAAGCCTTTGTGGCAGAGCCACAGCTGGGTGAAATCTACGAAGCGGATGAAGAAGTCCGCGAGCTTATCGATACCTGCCGTATTCTGGAAGGCTGTACACGAAATGCCGGTAAGCACGCGGGTGGTGTGGTTATCTCGCCAACCACAATTACCGATTTTGCTCCTATCTATGCTGATGCTGAAGGTCACTTCCCGGTTACCCAGTTCGATAAGAACGACGTAGAAACCGCGGGCCTCGTGAAGTTTG
The nucleotide sequence above comes from Grimontia kaedaensis. Encoded proteins:
- the rnhB gene encoding ribonuclease HII, encoding MDFEPFVYPDASLIAGVDEVGRGPLVGAVVTAAVILDPNKPIVGLTDSKKLTDKKRAVLFEEIKEKALAWSLGRAEPEEIDDINILSATMLAMERAVAGLNIKPDFVLIDGNRVPKGLNIPAEAVVKGDLRVAEISAASILAKVVRDREMEELDVQYPQYGFAKHKGYPTKAHFEALAEHGAIPEHRKSFKPVKNALGIA